In Drosophila miranda strain MSH22 chromosome XR, D.miranda_PacBio2.1, whole genome shotgun sequence, the genomic window GCGCAAGTCGCGCAATCGCACACGCTCCCGCAGCGCCGCTCAGCGATCCATTAGCGCCTCCTCCGAGAAGAGCGAGGGCTATGAAGTAAGCAAGGGTTTCCAGGTTCAAGGTTCAAGGTGTGCTCATACAAAGTGAGGCATTTCCGCTCTCCCGACAGCCCACTGAGAGCGCCGTCTGCCAATGATCACCTTGTGTTAATACACCTTGGCTTTTAGTTAAGCTTTTTCTAcccgctgttgttgttgttgatagTATTTGAAAATCTCAAAGAGCACACAATTCCATGTTGATCGGATCTAATACTGTTTTCCTTCACCTGCAGAGCGGCAGCGAACGCACCTCTCGCTCCCGACTGGGCAGCACAACGAGTACGGCCGCATCGAGCACGACCAGAAGCGAGTCGAAGGGCAGCAGCGACAAGTCGGAGAACGGCGATGGCATTGACTACAAGGCGCTCTGGGAAGCGGCCAAGTGAGTATTAAACTGTCTCTCCTTCTGTCTGGACGCCATCGTTGCTCACTGCGGCGTCCCACTTTCTCACACAGATTGGAGAACGATAAGCTGAAGCAAGTGCTCAAGCAGAAGGATGACGAGGTTGTGCAGACGCGCGCGACCCTCGAGAGATTCGCCAATGCCGTAAGTAGACACTGCCCTAACTTGCCACGCCCACACCAgcctactactactactactactactattCCTCTCACTCGAAACTCtcgccaaaagaaaagaaacgaaagtcaaaagcaaagcaaaagcaTACTCTCAGCAGTAACcaaccaacaaaaacaacaaacacacATAAAACAACAgaaagctctctctctccctgtcaGCTCTGCCTATGCTCTTCTTCTGTCcccgggagagagagagagagtagtGCTCTCTCTCAGATCTATACATATCCATTCACTCAATAACCCAAACACTCTTACAAAAACACACATGCACAAGGTGTTTTGATATAAGGTGAGGCAGGCATTCCCGTGGGAATGTGCCACCTTGCACCAAATACGCCTTGCCCATGCACTACAAATTTAGCAGCCcccctctttctctctctctatctatctatttGCCTCGCTCTGCCTCGTCTCATGTCAAGCTTTTTGCTCGCGTTCTGTCTCTCTACATCGCATCTCTCCTTCGCTGCGATCTCTGTCCAACCAAACCACCAAAAGAACAACACCAAAACTGAACAagaactacaactacaacagTTACAATATTTGTACACCGtactacaacaacaaaaaccacaaacaaaccaaaaaaaaaccaacaaaattAGCATATATgcaaaaaagcaaaaacaaaacaaaatcttGTTTCATTTCACATTCGCAGACCACTAAAAACTCACTCTCTGAGATTGAGAAACGTGAACGAAGAGCTATGGAACGCAAGCTCTCCGAGTTGGAGGAAGAGCTCAAGGTAATTACAAACGAGTCCTTTGCTATCCGTAAGCCCTAGCGGCTGCCATTTCCGCTGCCACACTATTGTTGCtgtttgaaattgaaattgaaattgtgTTCTGAGAACAGGAGTCGAAATTATTGATTGCCATCCCTCCACTGTTCTTTGTTTCCCtttctttttgtttctgtttccgtTTCTGATTTTACCGTAtttttttgttattatttatttccttttttggccaaaagttttgatttttgcttttctttATCGATATAACCCAGGGCTGCATGCAAACCGCGTTCCaatcttatttatttttgaatGCCCTTGCAGATATAACGAGTGTATTCAAAGCAAGTGATCCCTGTGATCGCTGACATGGGAAAATATCGAACCGATCTGCAAGGGTATTCTTTCTTCTCGTTGTGTTTGATTTTCTTGGTTTCTTGATTAACCCATTATTCTTTTAAGAAAATTGATTAATGCGAATTGTGCTTCTGTTCTTAAGATCAGAATCCGTAAATTTGGCTGATTCCTCCGATACCTACCATTCCCGCTACACCCCTCGCACCTCTCGTTGAAGCAATATGTGCATATTTTCATTAAAATACCTTTCGTTTCTTGCTTTCACCTTTTGGCCAGTTCTGCTATGTATACCATAGGACACCAAGTTACCTAGCCTAGTCCTCTCTGTGGTGGCACTGTTTctttctgattgatttgatttgaaaTTGATTTACAATGCCTTATACCTTAAACTGCTGTACATTGAGCGATTGTTTTGATTTCTGTTGCCATTTGTTTGACCCTCCACCACTTCTCCACTGAAAATTGTCATCATTATCATTCCGGGTtatctttttttgttttttgattTCCAAATACTATTACAAATTGCAATTACATCAAATATCAGACATTTTCTCGAGTTCTCATCTACATCGATAGTAAACCATACTTCTCGAGATCTTCATAGCCATCAGACACTACTCTTCCGTCCATTATgtttcactctctctctctctcatcatctctttctctctctctattcATCATTGTCATTGTCAGACTCTCATTCTCTCGATCATCATTGTCACCCTTTTATGATTTTTGGTCACTGTTTTCCCCACATGCGTTACACGTTATCCGTTACACGTTACCCGTTACCCGTTGACCGTTATACGTCTATCTCTCGCACTCTCTTAACCGTTATAAAGCAATGCGCTCTCTCTcattcaaaaacaaaacaaaaaacaaacgcTCACTCaaatttgtttttcttttctctctctctcttcccaCGCGCCTCATCGATCGATCGATTGTCTTTATCTTTTCTTGCGTCGCCGCTGTTGTTGTATGATTTCGttttgatttttttgattGGTGATTTTTAGCTGTTGCAGAAGCTAAAGACTGAGAACGACCGCCTGCGCGCCGAGAACCGTGCCCTCACGCGAGTCGTCTCAAAGCTGACCACGTCGGCCCAGAGCCAGCTGGCCAAGGCCAAATAGAGCCATATCGAAACGCATTTCAATCGCCTAAGCACactcccccccacccccaccagAATCACAcactcacaaaaaaaaaacaacaacaaacaatcTCACAAACGCGCGAATATCGTTATCGTttctatatacatacacacacatatatattgAATACTATATTTAACACATTTTGATGTCGTTTTGAATACTCTAATGATAAATAAGTATAATCCGAATATATCAGCACTTGTAACAATAATTAAGTGGAATTAGGTTACCTTTGAGCTCATCATGGGGATTGAGAACCGCTCACCTCCACAGatccagatacagatacagatagaaACACCCACCTATCAATTATTCAAACCTTCGATGAACTCTATGGGTAGCGTAGCAAAAGtgttttatatacatatagtaaAATCTTGTTCCCACGGCTTGTTTTGCTCTAGATCAAAAAATGTTTGCGAATTTATTATGTGTAATCAATATCAATATATCATATGTACTTATGGGAACCACAAACCACTTGAAATTGAACTTGAACGTGAACTGTAACCGCACTGATTAAGTAACGTAAATCAAAACCATCAAAACCGCCACTCGAATCATAGTAAAGCCCATTCAAAATTCAGCGAAGCCCAAAAACGCTCAATTGCTTGCCCAATGTGTCCCCCACCATCAGCATCAAAAACACACAGCATCAGCACCAGGCCCCGGTCCCGGTCCCGGTTCCGGTCCAAGGATctgctctctcactctctctctctgtccagCCGCACATCGGGGGGAGAACGGAAAGGTACAGCAGTGGTCTAGTGGATGCTGGAAGCTTTACGGTAAATCAGACCCTCCACCAGACCCTGACATGTGACATTTCTATGAGCCACCTGCGCCCAAATACTATTATCAgctggctgttgttgttttgttgttatACACataccacaaaaataaatatacataataaaaaaaagatatatatatattttatctATAACTGTATTATCGAGTGTTTCAAAAACTTGTATCTGATTGGAGCctgaattttttttattaaagcTGAAGTTGGATTGTAACCTAGGGAGGTGTATGGAAATAATAAGGGATTCACTTGGTTTAAATAAagaaatgaataaagaaaaaCTTTTAGACTGAAGCCCAAGCTTGATTTGAGCATTCGTTATCTGTCAATTTGGTTTGCCTTTTATACCCCACCTTTTGTTGGCGTCGCTGTACGTCGAATTGTTTTGTATCTTTAAAGATACATTTTTTCGAGCTGAGGCTGCTGAGGCGAATCGATTTAAAGGAGTAAAACGTATCGatttataaaatttaataataatatagATATATGCACCATTTGCGATCCAACTGAAgttaaatacatacatatataaatcaTTAATCTCGATTAGAACTCTATATTGAATTGTGAAATTCGCTATTGAAAACATTTTGAAGCACTCTGAATGTATATATGCAATAAATATCTACTTAATAATCGTACTTTATTAcacatacatacgagtatacatATAGTATGTATGAAACACCATATTTAGTGTCTATATTCTAACTATTCTATGGAGGTTTTCCTCTTGTTGTTAATATTGTTACAAGTTTTCTATGCCAATTTGTTTAtccttttgtgtgtgttctcGAAACCAACAGCACAACATACCCATCGACCGATCTTGAGTTATGAAATAAACGAAACCTTTGCCCACTGTCGTTCTTATTCAACATAATGCTGTTTATTGTTTTCCATTCCGTCCCCATGGGACGGCATTATCCGCCCTATCTCCAGAATGTCAGGCATCCGCATCAGGCATCCGTATTCATGTGATTCATTCGACATTATATGATCGACCGATCTTCAATAGCTTATCATGGCACACGACACGCGTCACGAAGTCATGAAGAGCACACGAATCATTGATAGATTTCATAGAAACGGCTCGTACTATCGGAATTTCTATATAGTTTGTGGTTGCATGCATGTTGTCTCTGGTTCTCTCCTGATCAGGGCGTCCAGATGTGTCGATGTTTTTACGAGTAGGTAATTACTAAtcgtttgtttgttgtttctgttgttgttgttgctgctgctgctgctgcggcggcaTCATTCCCCTAACTAACGAAGCATGCCCCACGCACAATCACTCCCCGAACTTGTGCCTCCCCTCTGTGCTCAATGCTGTATCCATATCTTGtgcatatatacatatacctcTTTCGTATCGTGTGTACTAATTTGATTCCACTTTGATCCACAGCAACTCGATGCATACAAGTCGGATAATCATCGCCTGAAGGAGGAGAACGCGGCGCTGATTAGAGTTATTAGCAAATTAAGTAAATGAAATGATGTCTCCCACTGTACCGCTGCATGGATGGAGGAtaatcatcatcgtcatctgTATCATTGAGAAACAACCCCATTTTTACGTTATTCACCAGCTGGAGACGGGCTAAGAGAAACTAAGAGAAGAAATTAAATgaatcaaaacgaaacgaacagaacagaaaaaaaagaaacgaaacgagaAGATaagaggagaaggagaaggaaaGGTGCGAAATTCGCTGTAAGGGGGAAATGTcaaaatttttgtttattaattGTGTTAGATATTCAATCATAACGTGAAACCATGTTTCTACAATATCGTTGAGAATTGTTTCGTTCGTTTTATATAAAGAAAAATCTTATGTATTTGGTCAAATTTTATATACAAAGTAGTgaaaattattaattaataaaattGCACAGATCAAGCCTAACTGTACGCAATGTAAATCAATTGTGTGAGGATCGAAAGAAAGCAAATTGCAAAAAGCGAAAATAACCTTTACATACAAACTGAGAACATATTCATCAAATGAGCCCTAGTTACAGATTAGTTTAACTACgtaatacatatacatacatacatatataaatatatacataaacatatatatttttttttttcatatataaattatatatacacattgcatattatatatatttagagCAACTGAATCATAAGTTCGACATTTGAATGTGTAATATCATCGAGCAACCACGAGAGAACCGAGGAAGAGTTGTTTTCGAAACCAGCCCACGCGTCAACGTACTAAGTGTAATCATTATCATCCGTATCATTCGTAATTGTGTTTAGTGTACCACCCGAAAACCCCCCATATTTTACACCAtaccatttttatacccacAACGCCCCCGCAATCTGAGGAGCGTACCGAATACAAGCTCCATGGCGCTCTTCTACAATATATagttacagatacagatacgagaGCATATCAGGATATGCTGCCCTGCATATGCACTATTACTTCTACTATTCGATTACGTTAATTATTAGTTTCTCCCTCACTTTGAATCGTATTATATCGTACTATATTTTACCTTCGCTTATAACGAAACAAATGATCATACGCCCCTATGCATACATATTTCTGTTATTTATTAAATTCGCCTAAGAGATTTTTGTGTTACTCGTAAATGGAAACGATAAGCAAATGCATACATAAAAAAacatacaacaacaacaacaacaaaatataaatTAATATAAATCGTGAATTGTGTAATATGTAAAATTGTGTGAGAAAATATTTAAGAAAATTTGATTCAAATACGAAACTTAATAAATGTGATCGCAAGCAAACTCTAAATATCTTTTGGAATGGTGTCTTATGATGTTATTTTGATTTTGCATACCCTAATACGTTTTGTTCTTCAGCAGATAACAATCTCTGTCGATTTCGTGAGAAATTCCACATATCTCTCATTCAAGGTTTACAATTTCTTTGATAACATACTCGgtaataatttaattatttgCTGATAAAACGTTGTCTGAAATGAGCCCCCGGGCAAATCTGTTTGCAGAGCATGCATTGGAAGAAATACCACAACCTTTTTTGGGTTGTATCAACTTTATCGTTGATCAAAGTCGAAAATTAAGGACTAAAGGTTAACTTTGTAACACTCATCAGAATAGGGTTTTATTCTTTCGGAATCACTATATCATTATAAATTCTGTAGCAATAATCGATCATAGAAGAATATTTACAAATAAATGTTGTTCACTGTCACTATTATACATATGATATCATCTCTTGGAAACAATTGGTCTGCATTCAAAAATATTTGGGGTACATTAGGAACCTATTATACCGATTCCTTTACTCTACCTTaaccgggtataaaaaagacAATAGCAGTATACAGAGctctaaatacaaaataaaaatgcGCTTAGATTACAAATTCTTGGATACACATTTTCAGTCCATGAGTCAGTCAAATGAACCATCCGTATCCGTACAGCTGTAGCTTTAAAGAACTCTAGCCTTGGTTAATTATATCGTGAAAAGCACATCCAGATACAAAtgcttgttgtttttttttgctgataTTTGGTGCCACGCCTCGGCAGAAAAAAGCTTCAATATTACTTTATGATGTTAGATTTACGGCTGGGACACAAGCCAAGCAAAATCTGGCAAATAGCATTATCACATGCAGGACCCATAAACGGTTGAAGGTTGATGCTGATCGTGAATTCCGCGAAGCTTCGAGCCTCCAGCTACTATATAAGGCACATCGTTTGGAGGCACCATATCAGTTTGACGCCAAACGTTGAGCAGCCCATCCCCAAACACATCCTTCATCCCGAAGAAAAATGCGAAATAACCTAGCATTTTCAGCCATTGCTGCCCTGCTTCTGGTTTCTGTGGCGGCACAGGAGTGTAACGAGTGTCAGAGCAGCAACGATGCCCTATGTTTGAGCACAACCGAATACAAAAATTGCATGAGTAAGTTCTATGAGGAATTCTGGTTGTCGTCGTAATATCTACAAAGCTCCGTTTTCGCCCAGATAATGTTGCAATTGGCGATACTGAGACATGTCCCACCGGCACCGTTTGCAGCAACACTGCGGAAGTCTGCGTGAAGAGTGAGTCTGTGGATGGTGTTAATATTCTGGACGTGTGTGGCGACTCAAGCGGTGGATCCAGTGAAGGAAACGGTGAAAACTGTGGTGTCTGCATTGGCAGCGGCAAGTTCGCTTGCGTCAGCAAGACCCAGTATGCCCGATGTGTTGACCAAAAGGTATCCACAACACCGTACGCATGCGGTACGGATGAGATCTGTATCACAGAGGCCCTCGGCACTTATGGAACCCTCTGTGTGCCCAGCTGTGCCCTCACTTTTATCGGTGTACGTATCCCGCTCTGATGATATACTTTGAGATATACTAAATCTTTGCTTCTTTCACAGTTGAGTGCATCAACTAGTACTTGCAGCAACGCCGATTATACGCCGCCGACCGTACCCACTGTTCCTACACAAACTGAGTTGGAGGCAGCCTGCGCACTTTCTGTGAAAACAACTACATTCTTCGACATAGATAATACCGCCGACACGACATGCAGTAGTTATATTTACTGCGAGAAACTTACAGAGTCCACATGGCTTGCCATCTTATACAGTTGCAAGTCCCCTACTCCATACTACAGCGTGGATGCCAATAAGTGCACCGCAACTAAACCGACCAGGTGTACTACATAGGTCCAGACTTAGTATAGAAACTATTTCTGTACAGTCGTTACTGCCAGTTCCCCCCTCTAAAAGATGCCCACAGGATCTACATATCTTgcttattttatatattttactGTACAATCTCCTACATCTTGTATAGCTCTGCTAAACGAACTATGAACTCTATACAATTGTGTATGTTCCCGAATGATACGAAATAAATACAAGAAAAAAGTAATTCATAAATATCCACTTTTGATTTGcaatacacatacatataatgATCCATATTTGTCATTTGGCTTAGACTATTCGGGTTCTTACAACTAAACAAAAATATGTGTCTGTTGACTAAACTCCAGAAGCCATGTCCTGGTGCAGTAGTTAGCTTCAGCGGAAGGAACTCTATGATTTCGGGTGTACAATATATGTATAGCATAAGCTATTGAATTAATTAGAAGCCTCGAGATGTTCGGCAATATCTGCCTGGAAATACCATAACAAATTACGACAGACAAACGCAAAGCAATAAACGACGAAACCATTAAAAACTAGAAGACTGAGACTGTTTAAAACACGCTCACGTCATAATTAGGCGAATATACAAAATGGGTAAAGTAAAAGTAAAAGCAAAAGCATATACGAACTAATTATGTATTCATGTTGAGGACGAATCAAAGAAAAGATACTAGACCTTGATATTGTATAGGCATATTATTGTTTAAATGTCGTCGAAATTAATGGGTTAAGTTCTGTACATTGATGGCCGTAAACACTTGGACATAAACATTTGCACACATAAATAAGTACGTCAGCGGGTCTAAATATACATACGGATACAAACATACGAATATGATATTCCCACTCGAATCGCATGCCGCCTGCCTGATTTATCTGGCGCACAGTTGCGTTCAACGAGgggaaatttcaaatttcaatATTCGAAAACTTATTTCATtgcgcacacacacaggcacacgcacacacacacacacacacacaaacgcctctgcttctgctccCACAGATACGGCTTACAACCTACGAGCATATACAAATAAGTACAATGAAAAGTTTTTTTCTTAATTATTCTTAATATTTCATAGAGACAAAGGcaaagctgctgctgctgcctctttTTCTTGTGGTGCTGTTGCATTGGCAGCGATTGTCGCGGCAATTAAACATTAAATCAAATGAATTGCAGAATCCCGCAAAAATGACACTGAACGGCGGACAGGATGGGATGGGGCCGCCAGAGACACTGCGGCTGGCCAGCCCCCATCTAAATGCGCAAATGGAAATTATGGCCATTGACGACGCATGATCGGCCCGGGACGCTGTATGTGGGCAGTGGAGAGTGTACAAACTGCAAAAgtagaaacacacacacaaacatacgTACGAAATTAGAAAATGATGGATAGTGGCTGCCTGcactggcctggcctggcatAGCATCGCATTGGCATACAAACCTTTGGCACTTTCTGCGTTGTCGCCATGTAGCCAACGCAAAACGATTGCGTCGTATGGCTCCACATCACCTCGCCGCTGCTCTGCTTCGGATAGTAGAGCAATGTCAAGGCGCCGGCATAGAGATCCTGCTGCTGTGGCAGCAGCGGAGAGTCGAGAAACTTTTGTGTGAACGTCTTGTGCAGACTCGTCACGGCGCACTCGCTGGTGAAGGCCCCGTTGCATATCTCTCTGGCTAGCAGCGTCTTCATCAGGTACTCCCCGTTGCCGGTCGTGCAGGTGGCTATCGCCAGATCGTCTGTGTCGGTGGCCCAACAGCCAGCACCATATGTTGCCGCCTGGCCAACCCGTCCTGGCACTTTCAGCAGTATTCCGCCGGAACTGCAGCCCGCTGCAGTGTTGCCGGAGCTATCGACGCACACGGCCCCCACGGTGTCCAGAGACGCTGCGAGCTCCACTTCGTTGCTCGCGTCGGGCACAGGGACGGGCTCCTCGGAGGCGGCCttgttgtttctgctgctCACAACCAAATCGTATTTACTCTTGTAATGATTGAACTGGAATTTCGCTTTCGATGAGATCATTAAGCTACTATCTGAATGGAAGTAgataaattcatttaaattaGTTAAGAGAAAGGTCCATTCATATTCAGATCTGACGGACTGAGGACtatactatatacatatgtagtgATATATTGGGTACAAACCATCCACCATTGCACATCCGACTTCGTCGGCATAGCGCTCCGCTCCGCTTCCAGCTAAGACCATGGGCGGTATGCGTTCCAGGAGCTGGGGATTCGACTGTGCCTCACAAATTCGGCGCGCCAGCTGAATGGGATTCTTCACTCGGCTGACATTTGTGCACGCTCCGAAGTTCAGGGTAGATCCGTTCATTATAGCGGCATCGCACTGCACAGAACCGTCCATGCAGAGATTGGAGCCGTAGCCGGCATTCGTGTAGCCGCAGTTCTCCAGTCGAATTATCGCCGCCTCGCACGCATCTACGGCTGATCCCCCATTCCGCAGAATGTCCGTGGCCCGGATACACGCCTCTTTAATCACCCGTTGGTATTTGGTCTCATCGATGCAGTTTCCAGCCCCTGAAACAATATGCGCCCATCAATCTTCTAGCTGTCTgccagcagctgcagctgcagccgccAAAATTAGTACGAACCTGTGTGCACCGCTACGAAACCGGCCATGTTATTATTGcaattgttgttgtgtttttgATGCGCCCAATGCAGTCCACACACGGGCGTAAACAATTTGAAATAGGGATGTTAAATATTCATTGATATCAATGATATGTATATGCTTCGCATATCGTCATCGATATTTTTGTGCGATAAATATATGTTCGATTGAAATTGTAAAGACCTAATGATGTATTTCAATTATATTCGCGGTATATTCTGctgattttttgtattttaaggCACTAGCACATATTAAAATATGAGAAGAAGAAGATTTCTGGGGTAAGATATAGGTACCGTTTTCTCTCGATCTGGCAGCGTAGGATCGATAGACATCGCTACCAGCCGGCTGAGTATTTTTTGATAGTAAAATCGACGTTTCTCCATCTCTACTTTTTTGCAAATAAAATATTcgcacacaaaaaaaatatgCACTTGAACCACTGTAATGTATactaaataaagaaataaatacaagtTTTGAGCAACAAAATACCCATGTAATCGAATGTACAGCCAAGCACAAGTGAAATGTGA contains:
- the LOC108151251 gene encoding threonine aspartase 1; translated protein: MAGFVAVHTGAGNCIDETKYQRVIKEACIRATDILRNGGSAVDACEAAIIRLENCGYTNAGYGSNLCMDGSVQCDAAIMNGSTLNFGACTNVSRVKNPIQLARRICEAQSNPQLLERIPPMVLAGSGAERYADEVGCAMVDDSSLMISSKAKFQFNHYKSKYDLVVSSRNNKAASEEPVPVPDASNEVELAASLDTVGAVCVDSSGNTAAGCSSGGILLKVPGRVGQAATYGAGCWATDTDDLAIATCTTGNGEYLMKTLLAREICNGAFTSECAVTSLHKTFTQKFLDSPLLPQQQDLYAGALTLLYYPKQSSGEVMWSHTTQSFCVGYMATTQKVPKFVHSPLPTYSVPGRSCVVNGHNFHLRI
- the LOC108151252 gene encoding uncharacterized protein LOC108151252, which gives rise to MRNNLAFSAIAALLLVSVAAQECNECQSSNDALCLSTTEYKNCMNNVAIGDTETCPTGTVCSNTAEVCVKSESVDGVNILDVCGDSSGGSSEGNGENCGVCIGSGKFACVSKTQYARCVDQKVSTTPYACGTDEICITEALGTYGTLCVPSCALTFIGLSASTSTCSNADYTPPTVPTVPTQTELEAACALSVKTTTFFDIDNTADTTCSSYIYCEKLTESTWLAILYSCKSPTPYYSVDANKCTATKPTRCTT